In a genomic window of Thermus albus:
- a CDS encoding site-2 protease family protein, producing MGLFPYLNDPPVFLVAFAFAVFGLVIHNLFQAYLADRYGDTAPRRYGFLSLDLRAHLEPLGLVLLVLLGFGWPRFVPTGLPGRKGAMVALMGPLGFLVAAFLYGLLARFLPYPFGEGLWVAQRLLLLHAAIYLFPVPPLDGAKALYAVGGYEARRFLDQVASYGPLGFILIFLVLSFTGVTGSVVRGLAGLLETFYRALGL from the coding sequence ATGGGTCTTTTTCCGTACCTCAATGACCCCCCGGTCTTCCTGGTGGCCTTCGCCTTTGCCGTTTTTGGCCTCGTGATCCACAACCTTTTCCAAGCCTACCTGGCAGACCGGTACGGGGATACGGCCCCCCGGCGCTACGGTTTCCTTTCCCTGGATCTCCGGGCCCACCTGGAGCCCTTGGGCCTAGTCCTGTTGGTCCTTCTGGGCTTCGGCTGGCCTCGGTTCGTGCCCACCGGCCTTCCGGGGAGGAAGGGGGCCATGGTGGCCCTCATGGGCCCGTTGGGTTTCCTTGTGGCCGCCTTCCTGTACGGCCTTCTCGCCCGCTTTTTGCCCTACCCCTTTGGGGAGGGGCTTTGGGTGGCCCAAAGGCTCCTGCTTCTGCACGCCGCCATTTACCTTTTCCCCGTGCCCCCTTTGGATGGGGCCAAGGCCCTTTATGCGGTGGGCGGGTATGAAGCCCGGCGTTTTCTGGATCAGGTGGCCTCATACGGGCCCCTGGGCTTTATCCTCATCTTCCTGGTCCTCTCGTTTACCGGGGTCACGGGCTCGGTGGTCCGGGGGCTGGCGGGGCTTCTGGAAACCTTTTATCGGGCTTTAGGGCTATGA
- a CDS encoding site-2 protease family protein, translated as MIGLWQQDPLAFVLAFAALVFSLVLHELGHAYAAYLFGDTTAKRQGRLTLNPLKHLDPLGTVLLLLVGFGWARPVPIYPPAFRSYRLGLFVVSIAGIVINLVLAVLFALVVRGIFALDPVGVVLTLRGEGQTLWGLLALAAFFASSINLVLAVFNLLPIPPLDGSKILQSLMPLSWQPLLWRLEQYAWLSFLLILTVLRGPIQEVLRFARRVFFGLFFG; from the coding sequence ATGATCGGGCTTTGGCAGCAAGATCCCTTGGCCTTCGTACTGGCCTTTGCCGCCTTGGTCTTCAGCTTGGTTTTGCATGAGCTGGGCCACGCCTACGCCGCCTACCTCTTCGGTGACACCACGGCTAAGCGCCAAGGGCGGCTTACCCTTAACCCCTTGAAGCACCTGGACCCCTTGGGCACGGTGCTTCTTCTCCTGGTGGGCTTTGGCTGGGCCAGGCCGGTGCCCATCTATCCCCCGGCCTTCCGCTCCTACCGGCTGGGGCTTTTCGTGGTCTCCATCGCCGGGATCGTCATCAACCTGGTTTTGGCCGTGCTCTTCGCCCTTGTGGTGCGGGGGATCTTTGCCCTGGATCCTGTGGGGGTGGTCCTGACCCTAAGGGGAGAAGGGCAGACCCTATGGGGACTTTTGGCGCTGGCCGCCTTCTTCGCCAGCTCCATCAACCTGGTCCTGGCGGTCTTCAACCTCCTGCCCATTCCTCCCTTGGACGGCTCCAAAATCCTGCAAAGCCTTATGCCCCTTTCCTGGCAACCCCTTCTCTGGCGGCTGGAGCAGTACGCCTGGCTTTCCTTCCTCCTTATCCTTACGGTGTTGCGGGGGCCCATTCAGGAGGTGTTGCGTTTTGCCCGCAGGGTGTTCTTTGGCCTTTTCTTTGGCTAG